Part of the Notamacropus eugenii isolate mMacEug1 chromosome 5, mMacEug1.pri_v2, whole genome shotgun sequence genome is shown below.
taaagtaaatgatgtgatgataaaaatgtgatttaagggtgcaaagggattgtaacaggagatgtgaaaaggaggaagcagaaaatggtaaactacatcacagaaagaggcacaaaattatattacagtagagggaaagaggggagggagatgagcatcgCTTGgtatttactctcatctgatttggttcaaggagggaacaacaaacttaagtatataattctaactagctctgtaggcagtaggaggggaagggggaaagaaaagggaagggagggaagagatagtaagggtaaaggggattaaaagggagggcagctgaaagaaggaagggaagactacaGGAgctggtggtcaaaaattaaaacttgtggagaggaagggagaagggagaactaaaagcctaaacagtgggaaagaggatggagggaaagacacagatagtaatcatagctgtgaatgtaaatgggatgaatcCTCCCATAAAACTGGGATGAATAGAATGTATTAAAAACTacaatccaacaatattttgtttataagaaacacatttgaaacggggggatacacagggtaaaggtgaaaggttggagcagaatatattgtgcttcagctgatgtaagaaaagcagggataccaatcctaatctcagacaaagcaaaagcagaaatagatctaatctaaagagatagggaagaagctatatcctgctaaaaggcaccatagaaaatgaagcaatatcattactaaacatatactccaagtggtatagcatccagattcttagaggaggagttaaaggagttataggaagaaatagcaaaagtatactaatgggggacctcaacctccctctctgaacttgattactcttaaacaagaaagaagttaatgaggtgaataaaactctggataaggtaaatatgatagatctttggagaaaattgaatggggatagaaaggaatatacctttttctctgtTGTGCATGGcgcatatacaaaaattgaccacatactagggcataaaaacctcacaatccagtgcagaaaggcagagatagtcaatgcatccttctcggatcccaatgtaataaaaatagtatgtaataaaaggccatggaaagatagaccaaaaattaattggaaactaaataatctactcctaaagaatgagtggttaccacagtgtgtgagagttttttctggtagacttggaactttgtaataacgcacaaacttaaaaaaaaaaaaatcccaatggttttctaaggcaaaatgccttccacgctcagagaaagaaatatggaagtcattcacagaatgtagcagatcatgtttgtgtatgtgtgtgatttgtgtattatgttttgatttgttatatgattccttccatttattttagttcatctacatagcatgactatagtgaaaacgtattcaataggaaagtatagaTGTGGGGGgattaaaatctaaattttacggtagtgattgtagaacattaaaaaaaaaataaaatttaaaaaacaattaacaacttcattcaagagaatgaccgtaatgagacaacctaccaaatcttatgggatactgcaaaagcactacttaggagaagttttatatctttgaatgcctacatgaataaaatagagaacgaGGAGATCggtaaattgggcatgcagctgaaaaagcacaaattgaaaatccccaagtaaatgccaaattagaaatactgaaaaccaaaggagagattaacaaaattcaaattaagaaaactattgaactaaaagaaaagagttggttttatgaaaaaaccaataaaattgataaacctttgattaaaaaaaagaaagaagaaaaccacattaccaatatcaaaaatgaaaggggtgaactcacctccagggaggaggaaattaaaacaataattagaaattactttgcccaactttatgcccataaattccacaatctaaatgagatagatgattatttttaaaaatataaattgccaagattaacagaagaggaagttgaatacttaaccccatctcagaaaaagaaattgaacaagccatcagtgaactccctaggagtTCGTTCTCTTCTTGGTGGATGAaccatcatggtgatgtcatctcAGTCCTCTTGGAGAAGGAGGGACAACCACCAACCAGCCAGGCTGGACTAGAAGGGTTTGGGGCTACTCCTGACCGCTGAGATTCCCCCAGGTCCTTGGGCTGCCTCCAACATGCACCCAAGTTCTTTCTAGCCCAGATTCCCTCTCATCTTTAACCCCTCTTCTTCCTTGACCCTAGCTTGTGCACCCACTTCCTCTCCAAGGCTCACATTGTCCCTGGGCCAAAATGTAAAACACTGGCTCCTCCTGAGAGCtcctgttccctcatctgtccATCAACTCCCATTCTCCCTCCTTCACCCTATTTTGGGACTGAGTCCCTTCTGCTTCTGAGGGAAAAGGCTGCCACATTAAAACTTTGGCAGTAGACTAATCCAAAGAAGTAAGCCCTATTCTTTGAAGTCCTGGCTGCAAGAGTGTGTCCTAAACTAAATTATGATATGGTCTCCTCTGAAGTCACATGGATACTTGTGATGTTTTACCCTCCATCAGTGGGTCATACCTTCATGAAACATACTCTTAACATTTGGTATAAAGGGCATATGTtcagaaattataaggaaaagaGTGAAGAACATCATTGCATTGAAGTGACACTATCCTGGTATCTGAATGTAATCCGTCTacagcaggggtggggaaactgcagcaTTCAAGGCCACTTGTGACTTCTGGATCCATAAGTGCAGCTTTTCACCTAAATCCAATTTTTCAGGACAAATTtgtcagatttggcaattaaagcaTCAATTTGCAAGAGGCCTTTTCtggaaaggaaagatgaaagctAAGTCAGGTAAAGGGTTAAGGAGTGAGtagagggcagcaaggtggctcagtgcatagaaccttgggcttggaatcaggaagattcatgtgGATGAGTTCTAATCAGacatcaaacacttactagcagtgtgatgcTGAGTCACTtaggtcacttaactgtgtttgcctcagttcatcatttTTAGCATGAGCAGGAAATAACAAAcctctcctgtatctttgcccagaaaatctcAGCTGAGGTctagaaaagtcagacacaagtgaaacaagTGAATAATGCCATGCAATGTGTTAAGGCCTGGGGAttcaaacagaaaagaagaacaaCTATCTGGTCCACATAAAGTTTACACTTTCATGGAAAGGGCAACACACCAAAGGAAGATATTTTGGTCAAAGGACACTGAGACATGGTGGCAAAGTCAGTGAGAAGCTCCACCACGGTGCAAATGTGGAGATGTGTGAGCTGACCCTCTTCTTATGTAGGTGTTTAGAGGACATGAGCTGACCCCACTGTGGGGAAGAGAGAATGTGgaaggatggggaaggaaagagatgtgCATGAGCTTCTGATAAGAACAAGAACAAGTTAGGGATTCCAGAGATGAATTATCAGTGAAGAAAAGCATGGCCTTCCTCTAGTGATTGTTCACATTATGAATGAATAGAATGCAATGAAGCCATGACTAAGATCacctaatgaaaagaaaagaattgtaaATTCTTGAGAATctacaaaaatcagaaaaagactaaaaaattCGTTAATTGCTCAGAAGTTCAATAACAGAAATGAAAGAGGCCATAAGtgaaatatacaaacagaagaccaatcagatgttttcaatgaaatcaaaatgataaaaGGTTGAAGAGATTTTTATCTACAAGAAAGAGAATTGCTCCACAGTAATACAACTTCTTAACCACTGAATCATACCATTCTGCTAGAAATGAGAAGCATCAAATACCAAGTGCATGTACTAGATTGTGACAATAGATGGGCCCTCCCAAGCATCAAAGGATTTGAAGAAGCAGTCACTTTCTTGTACATCACTCTGCTTCTTgactcattcttttttaaaaaatttatttacttatttttagttttcagtgttcatttccacaagattttgagttccaaactttctccccatctctctcttctctccacttcaAAAGACTGTGCATTCTCAttacaccttcccccaatctgccctcccttctatcacacccctcccttcccttatccccatcttctctctttttgtaggacatgatagatttctatactccattacttgtatttcctgaatttcccagttgcatgtaaaaacaattaacattcattcctaaaactttgagttccaacttctctcccttcctccctccccacttatccccactgagaaggcaagcaattcagtataggctatatatatgtagttatgcaaaagacttccataatactcattgtgaaagactaactatatttcccccccATCCTGTCctgcaccccatttattctattctcttttgaccttatctttcctttaaagtgtttacttctaattattccctactcctatttgacctcccttctgtcatcccccttacacctcacttatccccttctcccctactttgctgtagtgtaagatagattttcataccaaattgagtgtgtgtgttattccctaagccaaatgtgatgagagtaagcttcacttttttcctctcacctccctccttttcccctccattgaaaagctttttcttgtcacttttatgagagataatttgccccattccatttcttcctttcttctcccaatatcttcctttctcacctcttaattttatttcttgtaGGTATCATTCTTTCATTAGGAAGGAATTATAATAggaactcaccctgtgccctctgtctatatatgtgtgtatgtgtgtttgtccttcattgctgaagaagaccatgccatcagagaaatgatgacatgactcgcacttgactttgttttgagggagggagcgctgtgcaggtcaccaacctcacttctcctccagagccatctgaatccagtgaccatcaATGAATGAGTCCagtgattcatcaggatgattggagatgacccacaataaggcaattggggttaagtgacttgcccaaggtcacacagctagtgagtgtcaagtgtctgaggtgatatttgaactcaggtcctcctgactcctgcactagtgctctatccattgcaccacctagctgcccaaaaatatatatgtgtatatttcctccaactacccaaatattgagaaaagtgtcaggagttacaaatattatctttccatgtaggaatgtaaacagttcagattTGTCAgcctcttatgatttctctttcctgtttaccttttcatgcttctcttgattcttgtgtttgaaagtcaaattttctattcagttctgatcttttcatcaagaatgtttgaaattcctctatttcattgaatgaccatttttccccctgaaattatacttagttttgctgggtaggtagttcttggttttaatcctagttcctttgacttctggaatatcatattccaagccctttgattcctcattgtagaagctgctagctcttgtcatcctgattgtatttctacagtacctgaattgtttctttctggctgcttgcaatattcttgACTCGTTCTTTTGGCTTTCTAAGCCTAATACTAATGGTCTAGTGTTGTAGCAGTatgatgaaataatttattttccataAATTTGCACTGTCTTCCTTGTACTAATATATAATTTCTAACCCCACttgataaaattttatatttttaatgaaggAAGGAACCCTCTTTTCCCAATATACTTACTCTGGTTTCTCTATAAttgaatattaaaatgaatgaatatattcaTTTCATGAACAATTGTAACCAAACATAAAGCAAAGACAGATTTTTAAGTATAACTCATCATACCCAGGTCCATCTCAACCCTTCAGTATAAAAATAGAGAACTCTTCTTCATTTGGCTGGAGTTAGTCTCATACTATTCAGGTGAGGCCATATTGTAATAATCTCTCCTAAGAactctttttatacttttctctacTTCATACTTTATTACAGACTTTTAGCAAATTGACTTGATTTCTTAGTTGACTCCTGAGAAATCACTgttgtttttctctcctcccagaATACACAGTCCTAACCAACTTCTAACAAACTCTTCATAGAATATACTTAATATGTCTCTTAGGACAGAGGAGAAATGATACATGACTTCACTATCTTCTGTACAGATTTTTGTGTATCAATAACAGAGCACATATCTTGTTCCTAATTCCATCAGGAGAAACATTGTCTAGTGAAACATTTTTCTAGTTTTGATTATTCCGTCATGATTCTcacttcaaatgtaaaatgcttttctCCATATTCCATTGTGGTCTTAATAACTGATTGCAAGGGTTGTGTCTGACGCTCATAAAGTTATATGAGTGTTAGGCAAATCCTTTCCCTGGGCTTCAATTTGCTCTTCTGAGTGGATAAGAGTTACACTTGGtgaattctgaaatttctttgagctctaaattaTGTGACTTTTGATGGTACAGGTGTtggtgacattcaaggatgtgATAGTGGTCTTCACTAAGGAGGAGTGGGGTCTCTTGGACCATTCTCAGAAAGAGCTATAcaaggaggtcatgctggagaataTCCAGAACCTGCTGTCCCTGGGTAAgaatcttttctgttcttttcttgatgttaattttCAGGCTAAAATTTtcacaagtggcagagaatggATCCATATTCTGGTGCATCTGAGCCTCAGGAGCTTCACTGAGTGCACACTCTTTTGTGTATACCAACTTTCCATTGGTCTTGGCTTGTCACCTTttcaggttaaataatttaccaccTGTCAGGTGTTATATCTAAATGCCATATTCCTCCTCCATAAAGATTCCTAACAACTTCACTGAAAATGTCATGCCAAAAAGAGTGGAAGGGGATTCTGGCAAGGTGGCAAAATAGGACAGGAAATTCTTAGCTCTCTAAGAATCTCcttaatggaagaaaacaaattgTCTTAAACTCTGgaaagtataaaatacctgggagtccaTCTCCCAGAACATAATCAGAAACTGTATGAACTGTTCTCCCATGGAGAATCATTCTAATCTGTTGATATTAAGTCTGGTCGCCATCTTGAGTTGTGGCTGTTGCTTTTGTTGGATGTGAATGTTTAGCTTTGAGTAAATGAGTCTTTGATGGGTCCAGCACTCTGTGGTGTACACCTGCTTTGTCACTCTCACAGCTTTTCTGTCCCTCCTCCTTACACTTGCACAGTCTTTTGAATGCCAGTGTAGTACTCAGaattttgttgcatttcagctgGTAATGACAAGGTCATGAGCCACAAGTCTCCAGTAATCATTGCTATTGCATATCCTTATAAGTGTATATCTTTTAGTATATAtatgtttgattgtttttttcaGATTTAGAGAACAGGTTGGAAGAAAATGAGGTAACTAGAAATCTTGGAATTTTTCTGGAAAAACATGATCTGCGCAGATTCATGAATGATGGTCCCTGGGACTTCAAGTTGAGAGAAATGCATGACTCTAATATCAAGTTAGATAAAAGTCCCAAGAGTGACTATGAATTTGATGAAACTGGAAAGAGATTCAGACAGTTTTGTATCCTAAATCACTGTAAGAACATGGCCTCAGGGAATGGCTGCATTCAGGATAGTGAATGTAGCAGATGCTTTACTGAAGAAATAAAGCTTTTTCAGTCCCATGAGAAGGCTCTTGAAATGCCAATGTATTTAGGTAATCTATGGGAAATGGCCTGGAACTGGACTTCAGACCTTATGAGAGATCAGAAAAGTGATACAGAAGAAATGCTTTGTGTAAGTAATGAAGGTGGGAAGGTCTTGAGTGGTAACTCTAGGCTCATGAATCATCAGCAAATTCACATTGGAGAGGCGCCTGATGAAAATAATGAATGGGAAGCAAGCTTATCCTATCACTCATCTTTTTCTTGTTATACTAGATTTCAACCTGGAATGAAAAGTTATGCATGTCATCAGTGTGGGAAGTCCTTTACTTGTAACTCAGATCTTAATAGATCTCATAAGATTCATACTGAGGAGAAGTTTTATGAATGTCCTGAGTGTGGGGTGGCTGTCTGCCATAGATCCCTCCCTATTGTTCATCACAAAATCCACAAGAGAGAGAAACACCTTGtgtgtaatcagtgtggaaaagctttcacaAGGAGGGAGAGTCTAGTTGCCCATTATAGAATTCACAGTGGagaaaaaccttttgaatgtagtcaatgtggaaaggctttcagaacgAGCTCCCAGCTTGCTGGACATAagagaatccacagtggagagaaaccttttgaatgtaagcAGTGTGGAATGTCTTTCAGAGACAGGTACAGTTttgctaaacatcagagaatccacactggagagaaaccttatgaatgtaatcactgtggaaaggctttcagaacaTGCTCCCACCTTACTGGACATCAGCgaatccacacaggagagaaaccttatgaatgtaatctatgtggaaaggctttcagagagaGGAGCATTCTTGCTGCTCATCAGCGAATACACACTGGAGAGAAGCATTTTCagtgtaatcaatgtggaaaggctttcacagaaAGCCGAAGTCTtgttgtacatcagagaatccacactggagagaagccttatgaatgtaatcaatgtgggaaggctttcacAAGGAGGGAGAGTCTTAGTGTCCATCATagaatccacagtggagagaaaccttttgaatgtaatcagtgtggaaagactttcagaaggCGCTCCCAGCTTGCtggacatcagagaattcacactggagagaagccttatgaatgtaatcaatgtggaaagtctTTCACAGACAGTAGGactcttgctgtacatcagagaatacacactggagagaagccttatgaatgtaatcaatgtggaaaggctttcacaaggAGGCAGAGTCTTTGTGTCCATCATAGAATCCActctggagagaaaccttttgaatgtaatcaatgtgaaaAGACTTTTAGAACACGCTCCCAGCTTGCtggacatcagagaattcacactggagagaaaccttatgaatgtaatctctgtggaaaggctttcagagagaGGAGCATTCTTGCTGCCCATCAGCGAATACAttctggagagaagccttatgattGTAATCAGTGTGAAAAGGCTTTCACGGACAGCAGAAGTCTTGCTGTACaccagagaatccatactggagagaagccttacgaatgtaatcaatgtggaaagactttcacaagGAGGGAGAGTCTTAGTGTCCATCATagaatccacagtggagagaaaccttttgagtgtaatcaatgtggaaagactttcagaacgCGTTCCCAGCTTGCtggacatcagagaattcacactggagagaaaccttatgaatgtaatgaatgtggaaaggctttcatagATAGCGGAagtcttgctgtacatcagagaatccacactggagagaagccttatgaatgtaatcaatgtggaaaggctttcacaaggAGGGAGAGTCTTAGTGTCCATCACagaatccacagtggagagaaaccttttgaatgtaatcaatgtgcaAAGACTTTCAGAACACGTTCCCAGCTTGCtggacatcagagaattcacactagagagaaaccttatgaatgtaatcaatgcgAAAAGGCTTTCACTACCAGGAATAAACTTGGggcccatcagagaatccacactgaagagaaaccttttgaatgtaataactgtggaaaggctttcagagacagGGGCAGTCTTGttgcccatcagagaatccatactggagagaaaccttttgaatgtaatcagtgtggaaaggctttcagagacagGTACAGTCTTGccaaacatcagagaatccacactggagagaaaccttatgaatgtaatcactgtgCAAAGGCTTTCAGAACGCGCTCCCGTCTAGTGactcatcagagaatccacagtggagaaaaaccttttgaatgtaatcaatgtgggaaGACTTTCAGAACGCGCTCTCAGCTTGCtggacatcagagaattcacactggagagaaaccttatgaatgtaatcagtgtggaaaggctttcattaCCAGGAGTAAACTTGGGgctcatcagagaatccacactggagagaaaccttatgagtgtaatcactgtggaaaggctttcagagacagGGGCAATCTTGctgtgcatcagagaattcacactggagagaagccttatgaatgtaatctatgtggaaaggcttttagagaGAGGAGCATTCTTGCTggccatcagagaatccacactggagagaaaccttttgaatgtaatcaatgtggaaagactttcaggacAAGATCCAGTCTTATgtcacatcagagaatccatactggagagaaaccatttgAATGTAATCtctgtggaaagactttcagagagAGGAGCTTTCTTGCTggccatcagagaatccacagtggagaAAAATCTTTagaatgtaatcagtgtgaaaATCTTTCATAATGAGGTAGTATGTTGCTGCACATCAGATAATCTATGCTACATGGTAGCCTTTTGAATGTTGTCTTCATGGAAATGATTTTGCACAGAGATGCTTTCTTGCTTTACAGGGAAGAAgtcatatgaatgtaatcaatgttgAAAGATTTTTAGATACTCCTCCATTCTTGCTCCTCACCAGAACATGTGTCCTGAGAAGGGACCTTTTGAATATATACAATGTGAAAAATCTTTCACACAGAGCTGACATCTTGCTTTATAGCAGAGAACTGACACTGGGCAGAAACCCCAAAATGTAATTCATCTGGAGAGTCACTCAGAGATCcactattattatatataaaacaattgATACTGAAGACAATATAATGTAATGTGGAATGATTTCCCACTGATCTCACATTTAGCTAAACATTAGAAAATCCCCACAAGAGATGAACCCCATGACTGTCATGAATGTGTCAGAGTTTTCATAATCACACTTAACATATGTAACAAGAGCTTCCACTCTTGGGAGAAACTTTATGAATATAATCAAGGTGGTGATGCCTCAAGGCAACAATCATGTCCTTCTCAGAATTTTTGTGACATAGAAATCTGATCATTGTCATGATGAAGGAAAGGCATTCAGATGGAGTTCAGGGGTTTTTAAGGATTAGAGAAAACATTTTGAGGAGCAGTTCCCTGTGGTCTCATTGTGGGAAGGCTTTCAGTTAGAGACCACCTCTTTCTATCAGAAGATTCATTGTGGAGAGGAGCCTCACCAATGTGCCCAGGGGTCATGCTTTTCTCTGGAGGATGGTGATCAGTAGACAACCTTGTTCCTGCTGGAATGAAGGTGAGAAGGGTTTCCCCTAGAGGTTCTATTTGAGTGTACTTTGGAGAAATCATGCTGGAGAAAAAGCTTTGGATCTAATGAACAAGGAAAGGCCTCCTGTTGTAGCACAGACTGCATTAAACTTCCCACCAAAAGAGACCTCATTAAACATCCCCAAATTCCATCCTATACATAAAATCCTATGCATTTAGTGTTTTTGTCTCTGAAATCCTCCTCAGTATTTCATGACATTCATAAACttcatttattcagccattcctccatTAATTGGTATTCACAatgtttcctattctttgctGACAGAAAATAAGTGTCTTGGTACCTATTGGACACCTGTTTCTGTAATGTTTTCTTTAAGGGGTTAACTAAATTCCAGTTCAGCCTGTGGTGCTTCCTAGTTGTATATCATTGAACAAGTCATGTTACCCAATCCTGCCTGAGTTTCCCTATCTGTACAATGGGCATAATAAGGGCATCTACCTCCCTCAGTTGAGGTGAGGATTTAATTAAGctatatttgttaaatattttgcaaacattaaatcaACATGGAAATACTGTTTTTATGACATCATTCTTTGGATTCTTAGTCTCATTATGAATAGCTCAACCAAGAAATAGAGggggagatagagagaaatattcaCAGAAAGACAGTGAATCTCTGATCTTAGCCAAGGGAAATTTACTTACATTGCTTAATACCATGGAAGAAACTGATTTCTTTCAGTAAATTGCATTGGATGTTGTAAAACATACTCTTTTATTTGAGACCTATTGATATTTTTTAGTGGctcattttagaaaaggaaatggcaaaatgatCAAAGGCAAATGATAATCCCAAATATTATATGGATGTCATTACTGAGCACCCAGCCAGTGAATGGAGTGGCCCTAGTTAATCAGGTGTTTCCATATCCCTGAGGAAATCAGCAAAATCATCAAACAGGATGCCAAATGAAGCCTCTGGCAAAATGTTCCTTGGAAGTGTCAGACAGCAGTGAACACCAGAGCAACCGCAGTGtgggccaggcactatactaagcactggggatacaaatagtgGCAAAAATCAGTCCCTGGCTTCAGGCAGTTTACAGTGTAGGGGGAGATAGCCTACAAATCTGTACAAAGTAAGCTGTAGACAGGATACATGTCCCATAATTAGCAGTTAAGACACTGGGATTTAGAGGGCTTGGAGAAGACTTGCTGCCAAAGGCAGGATTTTACCAGGGCCTTAAAGTGGCAGGATAGAATCAACCAAGTGGTTTTGACTTGAGATGTATAACTGTGGCTCAAGATGATGATCTTGATGTTTTTGGTCAACCCAGCTCTAAGTGgttcacagcacctgcttcagtggCCTTCGTGGCCatttgaacaaattgttctca
Proteins encoded:
- the LOC140508284 gene encoding uncharacterized protein yields the protein MIPMAQKPSSQVLVTFKDVIVVFTKEEWGLLDHSQKELYKEVMLENIQNLLSLDLENRLEENEVTRNLGIFLEKHDLRRFMNDGPWDFKLREMHDSNIKLDKSPKSDYEFDETGKRFRQFCILNHCKNMASGNGCIQDSECSRCFTEEIKLFQSHEKALEMPMYLGNLWEMAWNWTSDLMRDQKSDTEEMLCVSNEGGKVLSGNSRLMNHQQIHIGEAPDENNEWEASLSYHSSFSCYTRFQPGMKSYACHQCGKSFTCNSDLNRSHKIHTEEKFYECPECGVAVCHRSLPIVHHKIHKREKHLVCNQCGKAFTRRESLVAHYRIHSGEKPFECSQCGKAFRTSSQLAGHKRIHSGEKPFECKQCGMSFRDRYSFAKHQRIHTGEKPYECNHCGKAFRTCSHLTGHQRIHTGEKPYECNLCGKAFRERSILAAHQRIHTGEKHFQCNQCGKAFTESRSLVVHQRIHTGEKPYECNQCGKAFTRRESLSVHHRIHSGEKPFECNQCGKTFRRRSQLAGHQRIHTGEKPYECNQCGKSFTDSRTLAVHQRIHTGEKPYECNQCGKAFTRRQSLCVHHRIHSGEKPFECNQCEKTFRTRSQLAGHQRIHTGEKPYECNLCGKAFRERSILAAHQRIHSGEKPYDCNQCEKAFTDSRSLAVHQRIHTGEKPYECNQCGKTFTRRESLSVHHRIHSGEKPFECNQCGKTFRTRSQLAGHQRIHTGEKPYECNECGKAFIDSGSLAVHQRIHTGEKPYECNQCGKAFTRRESLSVHHRIHSGEKPFECNQCAKTFRTRSQLAGHQRIHTREKPYECNQCEKAFTTRNKLGAHQRIHTEEKPFECNNCGKAFRDRGSLVAHQRIHTGEKPFECNQCGKAFRDRYSLAKHQRIHTGEKPYECNHCAKAFRTRSRLVTHQRIHSGEKPFECNQCGKTFRTRSQLAGHQRIHTGEKPYECNQCGKAFITRSKLGAHQRIHTGEKPYECNHCGKAFRDRGNLAVHQRIHTGEKPYECNLCGKAFRERSILAGHQRIHTGEKPFECNQCGKTFRTRSSLMSHQRIHTGEKPFECNLCGKTFRERSFLAGHQRIHSGEKSLECNQCENLS